From a single Kryptolebias marmoratus isolate JLee-2015 linkage group LG6, ASM164957v2, whole genome shotgun sequence genomic region:
- the gpr18 gene encoding N-arachidonyl glycine receptor has protein sequence MQDYLQFNMNVYSNMSEESWTSGTEQGPIEYRVAGLVFYSIVFTIGVIVNFTALWVFALTTKKRNSVTIHMINVALVDLTYILLLPFRMVYLQQNYWPFGDIFCRIIAALTIFYPCMALWLFALISTDRYMAIVQPKHGKELRNVPKAVVGSLGVWLITLGSSIPLLFSKDDPDRNSNFTTCIKMQDIIFMRHDNLVNFVRLIFFFLVPICIMIGCYVIIVDNLIHGRTSKLKPKVKEKSIRIIITLIIQVLVCFVPFHICLVLRLLGNGEDGGFNTWAVFTTYLMNLSTVLDIILYYIVSKQFQDRVISVILYRNYLRSVRRKSRHTHTGSIRSLSNLTSAMI, from the coding sequence caTGAATGTATACTCCAACATGTCTGAGGAATCTTGGACTTCGGGGACAGAACAGGGTCCAATAGAGTACCGTGTGGCAGGCCTGGTCTTCTACAGCATCGTCTTCACCATAGGAGTCATAGTTAATTTCACTGCCTTATGGGTATTTGCTCTGACAACCAAGAAGAGAAACTCAGTCACTATCCACATGATAAACGTGGCGTTGGTGGACCTTACCTACATCCTGCTGCTTCCTTTCAGGATGGTTTACCTCCAACAGAACTATTGGCCTTTTGGAGACATTTTCTGCCGAATCATTGCAGCGCTGACCATTTTTTACCCCTGCATGGCTCTGTGGTTGTTCGCGCTGATCAGCACCGACCGCTACATGGCCATTGTGCAACCGAAGCATGGCAAGGAGTTGAGGAACGTCCCAAAGGCTGTGGTGGGCAGCCTGGGGGTGTGGCTGATAACTCTGGGAAGCAGCATACCGTTGCTCTTCTCTAAGGACGACCCCGATCGCAACTCGAACTTCACCACCTGCATCAAGATGCAAGACATCATCTTCATGCGCCACGACAACCTGGTCAACTTTGTTAGActcatcttcttcttcctcgTGCCGATATGTATAATGATCGGCTGCTACGTCATCATTGTGGACAATCTAATCCACGGGCGCACCTCTAAACTCAAACCAAAAGTGAAGGAGAAGTCCATCCGGATCATCATCACGCTCATCATCCAAGTGCTGGTGTGCTTTGTGCCCTTTCACATCTGTTTGGTGCTCCGGTTGCTGGGAAACGGCGAAGACGGAGGGTTCAACACGTGGGCGGTGTTCACCACGTACCTGATGAATCTTAGCACGGTCCTGGACATCATCTTATACTACATCGTCTCCAAGCAGTTCCAGGACCGGGTGATCAGCGTGATCCTGTACAGGAACTACTTACGAAGCGTAAGGCGGAAGAGCCGGCACACGCACACAGGAAGCATCCGATCACTGAGCAACCTGACCAGCGCCATGATATGA